In one Bacillus thuringiensis genomic region, the following are encoded:
- a CDS encoding DUF3932 family protein, translating to MKEVFRLQTDFSSSFDRWVSSFVSDHPAQLEWTTLKELIHEYTTSHTNDTLPAYISSALTYYAQRVSTTNSSEIVIFENPTIS from the coding sequence ATGAAAGAAGTATTTCGTTTACAAACTGATTTTTCATCTTCATTTGATCGCTGGGTAAGTTCTTTCGTGTCTGATCACCCAGCACAATTAGAATGGACAACTTTAAAGGAATTAATCCATGAATATACAACATCACATACAAATGATACGTTACCAGCATATATTTCTTCAGCTTTAACATATTACGCCCAACGCGTTTCAACTACAAACAGTTCAGAGATTGTTATTTTTGAAAACCCTACAATCTCGTAA
- a CDS encoding DNA polymerase IV, with translation MREMYPKNGRVILHVDMNCFFASVEIAHDPSLQGKPLAVAGNEKERKGIIITCSYEAREYGIRTTMPLWEAKRLCPQLVVRRPNFTLYREASFQMFQVISRFTEKIQPVSIDEGYLDITDCYALGSPLEIAKMIQQALLTELQLPCSIGIAPNLFLAKTASDMKKPLGITVLRKRDIPEMIWPLPVEAMHGIGEKTAEKLNEIHIHTIEQLAKGDEHIIRAKIGKHGIDLQKRAKGTDDREVDPSQMGQHKSVGNSMTFSKDMDEEKELLDMLERLSKSVSKRLQKRTLVSYNIQIMIKYHDRRTVTRSKQLKNAIWEERDIFQAASRLWKQHWDGDSVRLLGVTATEIEWKTESVKQLDLFSFEEDAKKEPLLAVIDQINDKYGTPILQRGSQLLRKQEKSFQQKLENKFM, from the coding sequence ATGCGAGAAATGTATCCGAAAAATGGTCGTGTAATTTTACATGTAGATATGAATTGTTTTTTCGCATCTGTTGAAATTGCTCATGATCCATCATTACAAGGAAAGCCATTAGCGGTTGCTGGAAATGAAAAAGAGAGAAAAGGAATTATTATAACATGTAGTTATGAGGCGAGAGAATACGGAATACGTACGACGATGCCCCTTTGGGAAGCGAAAAGGTTATGCCCGCAATTAGTTGTAAGGCGTCCTAATTTCACATTATATCGCGAAGCTTCATTTCAAATGTTTCAAGTCATTTCTCGTTTTACAGAAAAGATACAACCAGTCTCAATAGATGAAGGATATTTAGATATTACAGATTGCTACGCACTTGGTTCGCCTCTTGAAATAGCAAAGATGATTCAACAAGCACTACTAACAGAGTTGCAGCTTCCGTGTAGTATCGGAATCGCTCCAAATCTTTTCCTAGCAAAAACAGCTTCTGATATGAAAAAACCTCTCGGTATTACCGTACTTCGAAAACGTGATATTCCAGAAATGATTTGGCCACTTCCAGTTGAAGCAATGCATGGGATTGGAGAAAAAACAGCTGAAAAATTAAATGAAATTCATATACATACAATTGAACAATTAGCGAAGGGAGACGAGCATATCATTCGCGCTAAAATTGGGAAGCACGGTATTGATTTACAAAAGCGTGCAAAAGGTACGGATGATAGGGAAGTGGATCCGAGTCAAATGGGCCAACATAAAAGTGTCGGTAACTCGATGACTTTTTCAAAGGATATGGATGAAGAGAAAGAATTACTTGATATGTTAGAACGGTTATCAAAATCAGTGAGTAAAAGATTACAAAAGCGAACCCTTGTCAGCTATAATATTCAAATTATGATTAAATACCATGATAGGCGAACAGTAACACGGAGTAAGCAATTGAAAAATGCAATTTGGGAGGAACGTGATATTTTTCAAGCAGCATCCCGTTTATGGAAGCAACATTGGGATGGTGATTCCGTTCGTTTACTAGGTGTTACAGCTACTGAAATAGAGTGGAAGACAGAATCGGTGAAACAATTAGATTTGTTTTCATTTGAAGAGGATGCGAAAAAAGAACCACTACTTGCTGTCATTGATCAAATTAATGATAAGTATGGAACACCAATTTTACAACGAGGTAGTCAACTACTACGTAAGCAAGAGAAGTCGTTTCAACAAAAGTTAGAAAATAAGTTTATGTAG
- the sdaAB gene encoding L-serine ammonia-lyase, iron-sulfur-dependent subunit beta: MKYRSVFDIIGPVMIGPSSSHTAGAARMGQVARQLFRHEPERVSISLYGSFAKTYRGHGTDVALIGGILGFETDDLRIPEALEIAKEREIEVEFIEEDANAPHPNTARIRLYKGEDEIEVVACSIGGGKIEVVELNGFDLQLSGTSPALLIVNNDRFGAIAAVASILAKHEINISTMSVSRKEKGRRALMVIETDELLADEVIEEIKAQQNICQVTIME; this comes from the coding sequence ATGAAGTATCGCTCAGTATTTGATATTATCGGTCCAGTTATGATTGGACCATCAAGTTCACATACAGCAGGCGCAGCAAGAATGGGGCAAGTTGCTCGCCAGCTGTTTCGTCATGAACCAGAAAGAGTAAGCATTTCGTTATATGGATCATTTGCAAAGACGTATCGAGGGCATGGTACGGATGTAGCACTAATCGGTGGAATATTAGGATTTGAAACAGATGACTTACGTATTCCAGAGGCGCTAGAAATAGCAAAAGAGCGCGAAATTGAAGTGGAATTCATTGAAGAAGATGCCAATGCACCTCACCCAAATACAGCGAGAATTCGTTTGTATAAAGGTGAAGATGAAATTGAAGTTGTTGCTTGCTCAATTGGTGGCGGTAAAATTGAAGTTGTAGAATTAAACGGATTCGATCTTCAATTATCAGGCACGAGCCCAGCACTACTTATTGTAAATAACGATCGCTTCGGTGCTATTGCAGCGGTAGCTTCAATCCTTGCGAAACATGAGATTAACATTAGTACAATGAGTGTTTCTCGTAAAGAAAAAGGAAGAAGAGCACTTATGGTCATTGAAACAGATGAATTATTAGCAGATGAAGTAATTGAAGAAATAAAAGCGCAACAAAATATTTGTCAAGTAACTATTATGGAATAA
- the rnz gene encoding ribonuclease Z, translating to MEFVFLGTGAGVPSKGRNVSAIALQLLEERGQTWLFDCGEATQHQILHTSVRPRRIEKIFITHLHGDHIFGLPGLLGSRSFQGGTTPLTVYGPKGIKQFIEVALSVSTTHVKYPLEVVEITEEGTVFEDNEFYVETKRLSHGIECFGYRIVEKDIQGALLVDKLLEMGVKPGPIFKRLKDGEVVELEDGTILNGNEFIGPPQKGRIITILGDTRYCEASRELAQDADVLVHEATFAAEDEQQAYDYFHSTSKQAASIALQANAKRLILTHISSRYQGDTYKELLKEARELFSNTEIATDLKSFPVEK from the coding sequence GTGGAATTTGTATTTTTAGGAACTGGTGCAGGTGTTCCTTCAAAAGGAAGGAACGTTTCAGCAATTGCTTTACAATTGTTAGAAGAACGAGGACAAACTTGGTTATTTGATTGTGGTGAGGCCACGCAACATCAAATATTACATACATCTGTACGTCCGCGCCGCATTGAAAAAATATTTATTACGCATTTACATGGCGATCATATTTTTGGGTTGCCTGGTTTATTAGGTAGCCGTTCATTTCAAGGAGGAACTACGCCTTTAACGGTGTATGGACCGAAAGGAATTAAACAATTTATTGAAGTGGCATTATCGGTAAGTACGACACATGTGAAATATCCACTTGAAGTTGTGGAGATAACAGAAGAAGGTACCGTATTTGAAGATAATGAATTTTATGTAGAAACGAAAAGATTGTCACACGGTATAGAATGCTTTGGATATCGTATTGTAGAGAAAGATATACAAGGTGCTCTTTTAGTTGATAAGTTGCTTGAGATGGGTGTGAAACCAGGTCCAATCTTTAAACGTTTAAAAGATGGTGAAGTAGTTGAATTAGAGGATGGCACGATATTAAATGGAAATGAGTTTATCGGCCCACCTCAAAAAGGAAGAATTATTACTATCTTAGGTGATACGCGATATTGCGAAGCGAGTAGGGAGCTTGCGCAAGATGCAGATGTACTTGTCCATGAAGCGACTTTCGCAGCAGAAGATGAGCAACAAGCGTATGATTATTTTCATTCTACATCTAAGCAAGCTGCGAGCATTGCACTTCAGGCAAATGCGAAGCGACTAATATTAACTCACATTAGTTCTCGCTATCAAGGAGATACATATAAGGAATTATTGAAAGAGGCTAGAGAGTTGTTTTCTAATACAGAAATAGCGACAGATTTGAAATCATTCCCAGTAGAAAAATGA